The following are encoded together in the Mycteria americana isolate JAX WOST 10 ecotype Jacksonville Zoo and Gardens chromosome 2, USCA_MyAme_1.0, whole genome shotgun sequence genome:
- the TMEM108 gene encoding transmembrane protein 108 isoform X2 — MKRSLQVLYCQLFSVLLILALTEELVFSVQVLSPTVSSSQGFPMDTTTITAMGTTPRHKDRHAAEPLPTSARAIPRPVSLAEKAPSTGQKQASGPRAGEKETYHLYNQSALYSGQTRPKGKILQVFKGNFTESSEPYLKTTLHSPFPTLRSPFTDHPFQSQTAASSDPNGTGLARTTHSDPSPHRNASESLREAERGDGAELVVQEADFATTTAGPSTDPEAVSVPFKPTRYGVWDMLSKNNSWVTLNLSTNVPLFAGPGSATAAAGHSVQTSFDVSVSSPAAGDPKGPAPTQHGAVTNATLLGSALSAAPATRLSSSISTAGSTATGNFLNRLVPAGTWKPGVQGNISHVTEGDKPQHRATICLSKMDIAWIILAISVPISSCLS, encoded by the exons GTGTTCTACTGATCTTGGCACTGACAGAAGAGCTGGTGTTTTCTGTTCAGGTACTGTCTCCCACTGTCTCCTCCTCTCAGGGCTTCCCGATGGACACTACCACTATCACAGCCATGGGAACAACGCCTCGCCACAAAGACCGCCATGCGGCAGAGCCCCTTCCCACGTCCGCTCGCGCCATTCCCCGTCCCGTCAGTCTGGCGGAGAAAGCCCCTTCCACCGGGCAAAAGCAAGCGAGCGGCCCTCGCGCTGGCGAAAAGGAAACGTATCATTTATACAACCAGAGTGCTTTGTACTCGGGACAGACTCGCCCCAAGGGGAAAATACTCCAGGTTTTCAAAGGCAACTTCACAGAGTCCTCAGAGCCTTACCTAAAGACGACCCTGCACTCCCCCTTCCCTACCCTGAGGAGCCCTTTCACAGACCACCCCTTTCAGTCCCAGACCGCGGCGTCCAGCGATCCGAATGGCACGGGGCTGGCAAGAACTACACACTCAGACCCTTCTCCCCACCGCAACGCCTCGGAAAGCCTTAGGGAAGCAGAGCGAGGGGACGGGGCCGAGCTAGTGGTGCAGGAGGCAGATTTTGCCACCACAACTGCTGGACCATCAACTGATCCTGAAGCAGTGTCGGTGCCTTTTAAACCCACCCGCTACGGCGTGTGGGATATGCTGAGCAAAAACAACTCTTGGGTAACCTTGAATCTCAGTACAAATGTCCCTCTGTTTGCTGGCCCTGgatctgcaacagcagcagcgggTCACTCGGTTCAGACCAGTTTTGATGTCAGCGTCTCCTCCCCGGCAGCGGGAGACCCCAAGGGACCCGCTCCAACGCAGCACGGCGCGGTGACTAACGCGACCTTGCTGGGCAGTGCTCTCTCCGCAGCACCTGCCACGAGGTTGTCCAGCTCCATTTCCACGGCTGGCTCCACCGCCACTGGGAACTTCCTAAACAGACTGGTTCCTGCTGGGACCTGGAAACCCGGGGTGCAAGGAAACATCTCCCATGTCACCGAGGGGGACAAACCCCAGCACAGAGCAACCATCTGTCTCAGCAAGATGGACATTGCCTGGATCATTCTGGCTATCAGCGTACCTATATCCTCATGTT TGAGCTGA